The following are encoded in a window of Ruminiclostridium herbifermentans genomic DNA:
- a CDS encoding radical SAM/SPASM domain-containing protein produces MIDFLYRNKVIVTVSFDGAEKTTFEHIRRGANFERIYGNVKKLTEVYEGVSIDLSPGIYTSIQKDNSTQLKAIAQLAYSLGIRRMGYGLVTVPEKYAPVLNDSLRYEILQTSIFLDSHKMLNDLYPTRVGDYFWSGEEYVSMDKFILNKNYNAPMKSASIAYNGDVFLCCNVGKYVDNITNKGFLNVWQGKRYVELRCAVNSSRNMPERCKKCTWVNR; encoded by the coding sequence ATGATAGATTTCCTTTATAGAAATAAAGTTATTGTTACGGTTTCTTTTGACGGGGCTGAAAAAACAACTTTTGAGCATATTCGTAGGGGAGCAAATTTTGAACGCATCTATGGCAACGTAAAAAAGTTAACAGAGGTATATGAGGGGGTTTCTATTGACTTATCACCAGGAATATATACATCAATCCAGAAAGACAATAGTACTCAGTTGAAGGCGATTGCCCAACTTGCATATTCACTTGGAATTAGACGTATGGGATATGGTTTAGTAACAGTGCCTGAGAAATATGCTCCTGTCTTGAACGATAGTTTGCGATATGAGATTTTGCAAACCTCTATATTTTTGGATTCACATAAAATGCTTAATGACTTATATCCAACAAGAGTAGGTGATTATTTTTGGAGTGGAGAAGAATATGTTTCAATGGATAAATTCATTTTAAATAAAAACTATAATGCACCAATGAAAAGTGCGTCAATTGCCTATAATGGGGATGTTTTTCTGTGCTGTAACGTTGGCAAATATGTTGATAATATTACTAACAAAGGCTTTTTAAATGTTTGGCAGGGAAAGAGATATGTCGAACTTCGTTGTGCAGTAAATTCTAGTCGCAATATGCCAGAAAGATGTAAGAAATGCACATGGGTTAATAGATAA
- a CDS encoding type II toxin-antitoxin system Phd/YefM family antitoxin encodes MLIQDRFISTSELQQNVAKTIDKAKKEDIIIIRNNKLEAAIISIEKYNQLLEYIEWKKISDALDNMPVECVSDEDVKHHMSILSQAKAEKRFTAEDIEKIAESDNDYNV; translated from the coding sequence ATGCTTATACAGGATAGATTTATTTCAACATCAGAGTTGCAGCAAAATGTTGCTAAAACAATTGATAAGGCAAAGAAAGAAGACATTATTATAATAAGGAATAATAAACTTGAAGCTGCGATAATTAGTATAGAAAAGTATAACCAGCTTTTAGAATATATTGAATGGAAAAAAATTAGTGATGCTTTGGATAACATGCCTGTCGAATGTGTTTCAGACGAAGATGTCAAACACCATATGAGTATTCTATCACAAGCAAAAGCAGAAAAACGATTTACTGCTGAGGATATTGAAAAGATTGCAGAAAGTGATAATGACTATAATGTATAA
- a CDS encoding type II toxin-antitoxin system RelE family toxin — MTIMYKVTFSKEVAKTIIKYDKVTRDRIYSALNSLPKGDVKRMQGYDNPPYFRIRIGDIRALFIKDNARMEIFVFDIKTRGDIYKKNCLHEEKNTYST, encoded by the coding sequence ATGACTATAATGTATAAAGTAACATTTTCAAAAGAAGTTGCTAAAACAATTATTAAATACGATAAGGTTACAAGAGATAGAATATATAGTGCATTAAACAGCCTTCCTAAAGGTGATGTTAAACGTATGCAAGGCTATGATAACCCTCCATATTTTAGGATTCGAATTGGAGATATAAGAGCGTTATTTATTAAGGATAATGCTAGGATGGAAATATTTGTTTTTGATATTAAAACTAGAGGGGATATTTATAAAAAAAACTGCTTGCATGAAGAGAAAAATACGTATAGTACATAA
- a CDS encoding RidA family protein — MDGLTGNLNAAGGFDKDDIVYQMEASFNSLKSTLESAGATLDDMVQINLYLKNIEDFRKARDVFYKYFKNGFSARMSTTTDFVNSACLCMLDGIAYKKRS; from the coding sequence TTGGATGGGCTGACTGGAAATTTAAATGCTGCTGGTGGATTTGATAAAGATGATATTGTATATCAAATGGAAGCAAGCTTCAATAGCTTAAAAAGCACTTTGGAGTCAGCTGGTGCAACTTTAGATGATATGGTTCAGATTAATTTGTATCTGAAGAACATTGAGGATTTCAGGAAGGCAAGAGATGTTTTTTATAAATATTTTAAGAATGGTTTTTCTGCAAGAATGTCAACAACTACAGATTTTGTGAACTCTGCCTGCTTATGTATGTTAGATGGAATAGCATATAAAAAGCGAAGTTAA
- a CDS encoding type II toxin-antitoxin system RelE/ParE family toxin codes for MYEIFQDDTFFRRSVVKNYLVFYTVDEAEGIIRIYRILHSSRDLDLKQYLNKA; via the coding sequence ATGTACGAAATTTTTCAAGATGACACATTTTTCAGAAGATCTGTGGTTAAAAATTATCTTGTTTTTTACACTGTAGACGAAGCAGAAGGAATAATAAGAATATATCGAATTTTACATAGTTCAAGGGATTTAGATTTAAAGCAGTATTTAAACAAAGCATAA
- a CDS encoding type II toxin-antitoxin system Phd/YefM family antitoxin: protein MLNTYVRPSRDLRNNYYEIAKIVKEHNHVIIINNGRGEAFLIGIEEFADYEEYVHKKYVLSELKKAKE, encoded by the coding sequence ATGTTAAATACCTATGTTAGACCATCAAGAGATTTAAGAAATAATTATTATGAAATTGCTAAGATCGTCAAAGAGCACAATCACGTAATTATTATAAATAACGGTCGTGGAGAAGCTTTTTTAATAGGCATCGAAGAATTTGCTGATTACGAAGAATATGTCCATAAAAAATATGTTCTATCAGAATTAAAGAAAGCAAAAGAATAA